In Ruminiclostridium josui JCM 17888, the genomic window TAGATTAATTTTAGTTATGTATTTCCAGCTTACAACCTTTTGTATATAGGTTACTTAAATACTCAAAGTTAGTCAAGAAAACTTTGATACCGGGCAATAACACTAATTTTACGATTTTAGACACCCCATTGTCTGAAATGTTTTCAAAGAGAACGAAATAGGAAATATCAAAATTTAGCTTATTTATGGCATAATGGGTATAAATTATTATGGACAGGGTGGTGTGCGGACTGTAAAATATTTTTATATATTTATTTTATTTAACGGGAGTGTATACTGTGAGGCTTAGAAGAAAACCATGGGCAAGACCTGAACTGGCAGCATGTGATTTTTATGTTAAGGATCCGCCCAGTTATAAAGGAAAATGGAGAGAGTTTTTTGGTAATAACAATCCGATACATCTGGAACTGGGGTGCGGCAAGGGAGGCTTTATATCTAAACTTGCTGCTGATAATCAAAACATAAACTATATAGCTGTAGATATAAAAAGTGAAGTTCTAGGACTTGCAAAACGAAAGATTGAGAAGGAATATAATGAAAGAGGCATTGAAATAAAGAATATCAGGCTTATGTCTCAGAATATTGAGTTGATTGACAATATGTTGTCACCTGAAGATTCTATTGACAAGATATATATTAACTTCTGCAATCCGTGGCCTAAGACTCCGTACAAGAAAAAAAGACTGACACACGGTAAACAGCTTATAAAATATAAGAAATTTATGGCGTCAGGTGCGGAAATATGGTTTAAGACTGATGATGATGGTCTTTTTAAAGATTCAGTAAAATATTTTGAAGAAAATGGGTTTATAATAAAATATAAAACATTTAATTTACATGAAAGCGGCTTTGAGGAAAATATTCTAACTGAGCATGAGATTATGTTCTCCGAAGAAGGAATTCCAATTAAATTTTTGATTGCAGAATATAGAATAGAACTACCAGAAGCTGCTTGCAATGGTACAAAAGCAAAAGAGGATAATTAACTATGTCATTTTATCAAAAGATTTCTAAATATTACGATTACATTTTTCCAACGGGAAAAGAGCAGATTGATTTCCTTAGGGAAATTGCGGGTGAACCACCAAAATCCATACTAGATATAGCCTGTGGTACAGGGGGATATTCTCTTGAACTGGAAAGACAGGGCTACAATGTAACAGCTGTGGATTTAGACAAAGAAATGATAAATCGCCTTGAAATTAAAGCAAAAGAAAATAATCAATCAGTAAGGTTTATGCAGGGAAATATGCTTGAACTGGGGAATAAGATTTCTGATAGCTTTGATTTGGTTTTTTGTATTGGAAACTCCATAGTACATCTTGAAAACTTGGAGCAGATAAGGGATTTTATAAAGACTACAAAACAGCTGACGGGTAAAGATGGCAACCTTGTGCTGCAGATAATAAACTTTGACAGAATAATACTGAGGGATATAAAGAGTCTGCCTACTATTGAAAACAAAGAAATGGGACTTACTTTTGAGAGAAATTACAGATACGACAAGAACTGCAACAGGATATATTTTAATACTTGTCTTAGTGTTGACGGAGAAGTATATAAAAATGAAATACCTCTTTATCCCCTTAGGGAGGACGAACTAGTAGAAGCGGTTTCGGAGTCAGGGTTCAAAAGAGTAAAACTTTTTTCAGATTTTAACGGAAATGAGTTTGACAAATACAACTCATTTATGTTAGTACTTTGGGCAAGATAGCATGTCTTTAGAACAGTAATGTAATTAGATGGGGAAGGGATTGTAATTTATGAGTAGAATAGGCCAAGACATAAATAAGGTGAGGCTAAAAAAAGGAATGACTCCAAAGCAGCTTGCAAAAGCACTGGGAGTTTCAGAAAGATATATACTGGATATTGAATCCGGCAAAAAAATAGTTAGTGATGACATGATTGGGAGAATATCGAAGGCACTTGACTTTGAACTTGGGCCTATAGGGCTTTTTGCTTCAGATGATAAGTTTGCACCGGATATTAGAAAGGATGAAAATGTACGTTCCGTTAAAAAAGTGGCACCGGTTGCTTCTGACGGGCCTGTACAGCAGGTATGGGATGATGCTTTCGGAAATATTTTAAAAACTGTACCGGTTTATGGCTACAAGATGGACAGGATTATTGACAAAAAACTGCTTCCTATCGAAAAAAACAAGGTGGAGGGTTACGCAAAAGAAAAGGTTTTCTATTTGATTATAGAAGACACTGATATGGCCGGTTTCAGAATATTTAAAGGGGACAGGGCCTTTGGAGTTCTTGAAAATCAGATAGACAAGGACGGCTTTTTTCTTATTGAATACAATGGTGAAAGAGTTGTAAGGCAGGTAAAAAAACTTCAGGGGGACAAGCTTCTTCTGGTATACAATAGAGGAACCCTTATAACAGAAACTGTAAGTACCAAGGAAATCAAGGTAATTGCTAGACTGGTAAAGCTGGAAGTAATTCTTTAAGAAAAGTTTTAGTAAGTAGAATACAGAAATTTATAATATAAAAAAACAGGAGATTACATAATGATGGCAAATGGAGCATACTATACACAAGCATATCCGGATTTATTTTCTGAAATAGGTATTTCCAGTGAATTAATCAAAAAAAAGATAGATGAAACTTTCAATACCATGTTTTTTGACCCGGAGGAGAAGATTTATTTTGAAATGGGTAACGACATGGGATATATATTGGATACAGGTAATAACGATGCACGAACCGAGGGAATGAGCTACGGTATGATGATGGCTGTTCAGATGGACCGAAAGGACATATTTGACAGGCTGTGGCTTTTTTCAAAAACATATATGCAGCATACCAAAGGTAAATATCAGGGCTATTTTGCATGGTCAGTGGCACCTGACGGTACAAAGAATTATGATGGCCCCGCACCCGACGGTGAAGAGTATTTTGCAATGGCGCTTTTCTTTGCCAGCAGCAGATGGGGAGACGGGATTCCGCCTTTTAACTACAGTACTCAGGCAAAAGAAATTTTAAGACACTGCTTGCATCAACCGGAAATTGTTAAAGGCGGAAAAGCCATGTGGGACAAATCAAACTACTATATAAAATTTGTTCCCGAAGCAGCTTATTCAGACCCGTCATACCATTTACCTCATTTTTATGAACTGTTTGCACTAAAGGCATATGAAGAGGACAGGCCTTTTTGGAAAAAAGCTGCAGAGGAAAGCAGAAAGTATCTTCATTTGTCATGTAACAAAGATACTGGAATGGCACCTGAATATGCAAATTTTGACGGTACTCCCAAGTTGTTGTTCAGGGATTATGAATTCTATTCAGATGCATACAGAGTAGCTATGAATATAGGATTGGATGCAGCTTGGTTTAACAAGGATGAGTCTCTGGGAGAGATAGTAGATAAATTACAGGCATTTTTCAGTGAAAATACCGAACTGGGCGAATACAAGGCCTATACTATTAAAGGAGAACCCTTTGATGAGCCTGCTATGCACCCGGTTGCAATAATTGCAACCAATGCAGCTGGTTCATTGGCAGCAAAAGGAAAATACCGAAAGCAGTGGGTCAAGGATTTCTGGGAACTCCCATTAAGAAAAGGAGAACGCAGGTATTACGATAACTGTCTTTATTTTTTCAGTTTGCTGATGTTGGCGGGTGAATACAGAATATACATGTAGTTTATTAAAAAAAGTGCAGATGGGGTACTTGCAAAACAGAAATGTTTTTGTTTTAACACCTGTACGCCGTATAAATTATATCAATGATTGCTTCCAAGATATTTGCAATAGTTTCTAACGGCTCGTCATAGGATATTTTACCGTCGCTCACATTCATCATCCATGATTCATTGTGTCGCTAAAACCTTCGTCGTGAAGGTTTTCCGGTAAAATATCCTTGCTTCGCCGATAAACTAGTGAAAATATCTTTAACCAAGCTTCCATTGATATAATTTATACTCTATGTACAGGTTTAACAAAATACAATTTTGATTTTGCGATAACCCACTGCACTTTTTTATTTTTACCTTACAGATTTGTAATTTTAAAATTTATGCAATTGTAATTTTTACTCCGTATAATCTTGTGTATGAAAGATAATCATCGCAGCAGATTACTTTTAAAATATTAACTATTAGTTCAAATATACTAAGGATTTATGGAGGTAATAAAATGAAAGAAGTTTTAAGAATTGAAAATTTAACAAAGAAATATGGTAAAGGACAAAATGAGGTAACTGCAGTTGACAATATTAGTTTTTCAGTTGGAAAAGGTGAGTTTGTTGCAATTATAGGGCCAAGCGGCTCCGGTAAAAGTACATTGCTGCATTTAATCGGAGGAGTTGATAAACCCACATCGGGTAAAGTATATATTGACGACGAGGATATTTATGGCCTTAGGGAAAAGGATTTATCCATATTAAGAAGAAGAAAAGTGGGCTTTGTATTTCAAGCATATAACCTTATCCCAGTATTAACAGCAGAAGAGAATATTCTCATGCCTCTGCTTCTGGACAACAGGAAGGAAGATAAGCAATACATTGACGAACTACTAAAAATACTTGATTTAAAAGATAGAAGAAAGCACCTACCATCAGAACTTTCAGGAGGGCAGCAGCAGCGAGTTTCAATAGGTAGGGCACTTGCAAACAAACCATCAATAATTTTAGCTGATGAGCCTACAGGAAACCTTGATACAAAAAACTCCAGAGAAGTTCTGGAATTGTTAAAATACTCCGCAAAAAAATATAATCAGACTCTTATACTCATTTCACATGATATGAATATAGCAAGTATGGCGGACAGGGTTATAAGTATTGTGGACGGTAAAATTTCTTCCGATGAGGTGGTGAGACAATGAAAAACTATTCAGTACTTACCTCACGGTATTTAAAAAAACATAGGGGAAGAACCATACTTACTCTTATAGGGATTATTATAGCCATAGCAATGTTTACGGCTATAGGAACTATTTACTACAGTGCCATTGCCAGTGAAATAAAAAATGCAAAGGCAAACGGTGATTATCAAGTTTACTTCTACGATTTGGGAAAGGAAAATGTCAATACTTTATATTCCAATGCCGAGTTTAAAAATGGTGGAGCAATAAGACAGGAAGGCACATATAAGTTTGAAAATGATAAATTGACAGAATCTTTGAGGACAATTGACATAAAAAGCTATGACGCTGCAGCATTTAAAGATATATTCAATGTTAAGCTAATAGAAGGGCGACTCCCTAAAAATAGTTCTGAAATATTAATAGACAAAAAAATGAATGCTGTTTTAAAGGACAAAAAGATAAGCAATGTATTAAATGGTACTTTGACAGGAAGCGGTAAATCATCAAGTGCCAAAGAGTATACTATTGTTGGGGTATACGACAGTAACTATGTAACCAATACTGCATTAAGCTATCTGGATATCAAGACTTCCTCCGATTCAAAGGATTATATCTTTTATGCAAATATGAAAAGCGAAAAGAATATAGTAGATAATGCACAAAAAATAGCAAAAGCAAATAATGTAAAACTTGATATAAACACACGACTTTTATATCTTATGGGAGAAGGACCGGACAAAGCCAGAAACGATGGCATGGAAGAGATATTTGCTATAATTGCAGGATTTGTTGTTGTCTGCACAGTGGTAGTTATATATAATGCATTTAATATATCAGTAATGGAGAGAATCAAGCATTTCGGTATACTCCGAAGCATTGGAGCAACAAAAACTCAGATAAGAAGGTTGGTATTCAAAGAAGCTGCAATAATGAGTGCAATATCTATACCTATTGGTATTGCTTCAGGCTTTGCTGGAATATTTATCACTTTTAAACTCTTTATAAATGGTTTCCTTGGAGCTTTTGAAATTGGTTTCTATCCACAGGTAATTATTGTTGCTGCCCTTTTAGGAATTTTTACAGTATTTATTTCTGCATTTTTCCCGGCAAGAACAGCGTCAAAGGTTTCTCCAATAGATGCAATAAGGGGTACTGTAGTTGTAAAAGGAGACAAGGCGAAAAGAAGAGGAGGCCGTTGGGCCAGACTGCTTTTCAGTTTTGAAGGTCAGGTTGCATACAAGAATATCAAGAGAAACAGAAAGAGATTTTATATTACTTGTATATCACTTATGATATCCATTGTTATGTTTGTATTTTTCTCTAACTTTATTGATATATTTGTACAGAGCAGTAAAATAGCAACGCAAGCTGTAAAGGTTGAAGGTACTTTTATTAATAACGACAATGTGAATCTTGAAAACCTGACTAAACAGGTTAAGGAATTGAAGGGAATCAAAGAAACATACGAAATTACTAACAAGTATATACCCTATACCCTTGATAAAAATATGCTTTCAGAAAAATTTGCTGATTCTCTAATTAATAATGAAAAGCCAGAAGAATATGGTCAAAACTATTTTATAAACAGTGTTAATATGATATGTTACGATGAAAATTGTCTCAAACTCTTAAACAAAGAAAACAAAACAAATATTGACTATGAAAGCTTTAAAAATAATAACGAGGTAATCATAGTAAACAAGGCAAGAGGCCGTATGAATAATACTACAATATTTGACAGTTTTACCAAATATAAAGTAGGGGACGAAATAAAGTTGCCTGTTTTAAACAGCAACTATTTGAAAACTAAGGATACAGAAGAACTGAAGCGTCTTATAGATAATGGCAAAACCCTTACTTTTAAGGTAGCAGGGGTAGTTGAATATGAGACGGTATTACAAAATATTCCATACAACAGCTTTGGAATAATAATGTCCCATGACAGTTATAAGAGGTTGACAGGAACAAATGAATTAACAATACTGGCATTAAATTTCGATTCACCGGAACATGCTGATAATAACTATGAAAAGCTCAATATGCTTGCTGATGAAAACAATGCTCAGTACATTGACGTATATAAACAGAAAAAAGAATTTGACGATCTAATGAATCAGATGATGATTCTAGTTTACGGATTTATTAGCCTTATAATACTTATATCTACTGTAAATATAATTAATACTGTAACTATCAATCTTCTTGTGAAAAAGAGAGAGTACGCTACTTTTAAGGCTATTGGTATGACAAAGGGACAATTCCAGAAATTGGTTCTTTTAGAAGGAGGCTTATTTGGAATAATTGCATGTATAATTGGGCTGCCTATTGCCTTCCTTCTTACCTATTTTGGAATAATCGTTAACAATCCTGTTGGAGATATTGGGTATCAAGCGGCTTGGTGGCCGTATATATACGGTGGCCTGGGAATGATTGCAATTACTTTGCTGGCCGCATTGTTCCCGTTGAGTAAATTAAACGATATGAACATTGTGGAATCACTTCGTGTTGAGGAGTAAAGTTTTGGAGTCTTAATCAGTATTAATATAGCCTGTCGGATTCCCGGCAGGCTATGTATTTGTGTAATGACACGTTCTACGGGCAATGAAATACCTTGCCGAGTTTCAGAAATAGCTTGTTTAGAGACTATTGGAAGCTTAATGATTCTTATATAATAGATTTAAGTGAAACTCTAGCTTTCATTATATGTACCTCGCAATCAAATAGTTATATTCAATTGCGAGGTAGCTTTTGGAGTTACCTTGTCAAGCATTTATTGATATTTATTGAATTTTCCTTAAGTTGACGACATTGCCCGTTTACGGGTGAGCAAGCATGGTTTACCGCTTATTATCAAATTGTTTATTTAATATCTATTTTTGGAGGGTAAACCATTAATACTAAAAAGTTTCAAGATCGAATTATCAAACAAGGAATACATTAATATGCTAAGTATAAAACCATTATTTCAGGAAAACACAAGACTACTTGAAGTACAGTGCACTTACCTCTTTTGCAATTAATATTTCAGAGGAGGTTTTGGTATAAAAAAACACTCAATGATTTTCTAAAAAAAGAGTTGAAGATAAAAGTGAATGGACAATAAGGAATATGACAAAAAAAGACCTGACACCCACTAAGGAAAGGCGTCAGGCTGAATAATGTAGAATCTTGCAATAGTAATTATGAATAAATGTGTTAATTACTTGGATTAGTACACACTGAATAACATTTTTTAGATAAAAGAATTTTCATTATAAGTATACTACTTTTAAATAAGTATTACGAGTAGGTTCTTTTGCTGTAGTACTATAATTGCTTACAGTTGTTTGAACGGGAGCATTATGATATGGGGCAGTGGAGTAGGTAACCTTTACTGAGAAATCCTGCCAATAAAAATCTGAATAAAACCCTAATTTACTGTATGTAGAAGAATTTGCAGGAAGGGTAATAGCTACTGTATAAGAAGTTGTATATGACCCAGTTAAGCTAAATGAGGATTTAAGAAGACCTTTAATAGTATCAGATATATTCCCAGTGAAACCAATAGTTGCAATATTGGCTTTTGACCAAGTATATGATGATGCATATGCCCAACTTTCTGTTAAGTATCTTACAAATTGTTGACTATGTAACACTTTACTTGACGTATCAGTCATCTCGTACGTATAAGTACCAATAATATCAGACTTAGTGGTAGTGACAGTATGCGCAAAAGCCCCTGTAGTTGTTATTACAATAAGTGAAACAATTAAAATAAAACCAATGAGTTTTTTCATTAAAATTACCTCCAAAGTTTAATAATTTAAATTACTTAAAGCATTATGCATATATAACAATATATGTCAATTATTTACTTGAAAAAAATAGAAGTAATGTAATAATATGCATATAAAAAGATACAGGA contains:
- the trmB gene encoding tRNA (guanosine(46)-N7)-methyltransferase TrmB, with product MRLRRKPWARPELAACDFYVKDPPSYKGKWREFFGNNNPIHLELGCGKGGFISKLAADNQNINYIAVDIKSEVLGLAKRKIEKEYNERGIEIKNIRLMSQNIELIDNMLSPEDSIDKIYINFCNPWPKTPYKKKRLTHGKQLIKYKKFMASGAEIWFKTDDDGLFKDSVKYFEENGFIIKYKTFNLHESGFEENILTEHEIMFSEEGIPIKFLIAEYRIELPEAACNGTKAKEDN
- a CDS encoding class I SAM-dependent methyltransferase; translated protein: MSFYQKISKYYDYIFPTGKEQIDFLREIAGEPPKSILDIACGTGGYSLELERQGYNVTAVDLDKEMINRLEIKAKENNQSVRFMQGNMLELGNKISDSFDLVFCIGNSIVHLENLEQIRDFIKTTKQLTGKDGNLVLQIINFDRIILRDIKSLPTIENKEMGLTFERNYRYDKNCNRIYFNTCLSVDGEVYKNEIPLYPLREDELVEAVSESGFKRVKLFSDFNGNEFDKYNSFMLVLWAR
- a CDS encoding helix-turn-helix domain-containing protein is translated as MSRIGQDINKVRLKKGMTPKQLAKALGVSERYILDIESGKKIVSDDMIGRISKALDFELGPIGLFASDDKFAPDIRKDENVRSVKKVAPVASDGPVQQVWDDAFGNILKTVPVYGYKMDRIIDKKLLPIEKNKVEGYAKEKVFYLIIEDTDMAGFRIFKGDRAFGVLENQIDKDGFFLIEYNGERVVRQVKKLQGDKLLLVYNRGTLITETVSTKEIKVIARLVKLEVIL
- a CDS encoding glycosyl hydrolase family 8, which translates into the protein MANGAYYTQAYPDLFSEIGISSELIKKKIDETFNTMFFDPEEKIYFEMGNDMGYILDTGNNDARTEGMSYGMMMAVQMDRKDIFDRLWLFSKTYMQHTKGKYQGYFAWSVAPDGTKNYDGPAPDGEEYFAMALFFASSRWGDGIPPFNYSTQAKEILRHCLHQPEIVKGGKAMWDKSNYYIKFVPEAAYSDPSYHLPHFYELFALKAYEEDRPFWKKAAEESRKYLHLSCNKDTGMAPEYANFDGTPKLLFRDYEFYSDAYRVAMNIGLDAAWFNKDESLGEIVDKLQAFFSENTELGEYKAYTIKGEPFDEPAMHPVAIIATNAAGSLAAKGKYRKQWVKDFWELPLRKGERRYYDNCLYFFSLLMLAGEYRIYM
- a CDS encoding ABC transporter ATP-binding protein encodes the protein MKEVLRIENLTKKYGKGQNEVTAVDNISFSVGKGEFVAIIGPSGSGKSTLLHLIGGVDKPTSGKVYIDDEDIYGLREKDLSILRRRKVGFVFQAYNLIPVLTAEENILMPLLLDNRKEDKQYIDELLKILDLKDRRKHLPSELSGGQQQRVSIGRALANKPSIILADEPTGNLDTKNSREVLELLKYSAKKYNQTLILISHDMNIASMADRVISIVDGKISSDEVVRQ
- a CDS encoding FtsX-like permease family protein, with protein sequence MKNYSVLTSRYLKKHRGRTILTLIGIIIAIAMFTAIGTIYYSAIASEIKNAKANGDYQVYFYDLGKENVNTLYSNAEFKNGGAIRQEGTYKFENDKLTESLRTIDIKSYDAAAFKDIFNVKLIEGRLPKNSSEILIDKKMNAVLKDKKISNVLNGTLTGSGKSSSAKEYTIVGVYDSNYVTNTALSYLDIKTSSDSKDYIFYANMKSEKNIVDNAQKIAKANNVKLDINTRLLYLMGEGPDKARNDGMEEIFAIIAGFVVVCTVVVIYNAFNISVMERIKHFGILRSIGATKTQIRRLVFKEAAIMSAISIPIGIASGFAGIFITFKLFINGFLGAFEIGFYPQVIIVAALLGIFTVFISAFFPARTASKVSPIDAIRGTVVVKGDKAKRRGGRWARLLFSFEGQVAYKNIKRNRKRFYITCISLMISIVMFVFFSNFIDIFVQSSKIATQAVKVEGTFINNDNVNLENLTKQVKELKGIKETYEITNKYIPYTLDKNMLSEKFADSLINNEKPEEYGQNYFINSVNMICYDENCLKLLNKENKTNIDYESFKNNNEVIIVNKARGRMNNTTIFDSFTKYKVGDEIKLPVLNSNYLKTKDTEELKRLIDNGKTLTFKVAGVVEYETVLQNIPYNSFGIIMSHDSYKRLTGTNELTILALNFDSPEHADNNYEKLNMLADENNAQYIDVYKQKKEFDDLMNQMMILVYGFISLIILISTVNIINTVTINLLVKKREYATFKAIGMTKGQFQKLVLLEGGLFGIIACIIGLPIAFLLTYFGIIVNNPVGDIGYQAAWWPYIYGGLGMIAITLLAALFPLSKLNDMNIVESLRVEE